A genomic window from Natronorubrum aibiense includes:
- a CDS encoding alpha-D-ribose 1-methylphosphonate 5-triphosphate diphosphatase gives MSAIESGAEDRLEAGTIAIENARIVTPDTVIDGLVRVDDGRITAIGDDVETAGVDVTIDADGEYVLPGLIDVHGDDVERQLYPRSSARVETPMAFSAADRANLAAGVTTKFHAIAFEDSPEEHRSTDLATELTELLADSSSLLVDHRVHARCEITESDAVDAVSRVLEAGHADIASVMCHVPGKGQFRDADRFMEYYENQEELSIKDATRLRDERAAVDAETLEDRIERIVDQSTAADVVVASHDDENPTEVEGLAEQGISISEYPITLEAARAAVDEGLTVAMGAPNLVRGGSQWGNLGTREAIDADVVDILCADYHPPSLLAAPFVETGEPLPKRVARVTANPADAAGLTDRGRIEPAARADLVVVDPDPTPTVSHALVGGEYVYRARGEQ, from the coding sequence ATGAGCGCGATCGAGTCCGGGGCCGAGGACCGACTCGAAGCCGGGACCATTGCGATCGAGAACGCGCGGATCGTCACGCCCGACACCGTTATCGACGGTTTGGTGAGAGTCGACGACGGGCGGATCACGGCTATCGGGGACGACGTCGAGACCGCGGGCGTCGACGTCACGATCGACGCCGATGGCGAGTACGTGCTCCCCGGGTTGATCGACGTTCACGGCGACGACGTTGAGCGCCAGCTCTACCCACGCTCGAGTGCGCGCGTCGAGACGCCGATGGCCTTCTCGGCGGCTGACCGGGCCAACCTCGCGGCGGGCGTGACGACGAAGTTCCACGCTATCGCCTTCGAAGATTCTCCCGAAGAGCACCGCTCGACCGATCTCGCTACCGAACTGACCGAACTCCTCGCCGATTCATCCTCGCTACTCGTCGATCACCGCGTCCACGCACGGTGTGAGATCACCGAATCTGACGCCGTTGATGCCGTCTCCCGCGTTCTCGAGGCAGGCCACGCCGACATCGCGTCGGTCATGTGCCATGTCCCCGGCAAGGGACAGTTCCGCGATGCTGATCGGTTCATGGAGTACTACGAAAATCAGGAAGAACTCTCGATCAAGGACGCGACGCGTCTCCGTGATGAGCGCGCAGCGGTCGACGCCGAGACCCTCGAGGATCGGATCGAGCGGATCGTCGACCAGTCGACGGCGGCGGACGTTGTCGTTGCTTCCCACGACGACGAAAACCCGACCGAGGTCGAAGGGCTCGCCGAGCAAGGAATCTCGATCAGCGAGTACCCCATCACGCTCGAGGCAGCCCGGGCCGCAGTCGACGAAGGGCTCACGGTCGCGATGGGCGCGCCGAACCTCGTCCGCGGCGGCAGCCAGTGGGGGAACCTCGGAACCCGCGAAGCGATCGACGCCGATGTCGTCGACATCCTCTGTGCGGACTACCACCCACCGTCGCTGCTCGCCGCGCCGTTTGTCGAGACCGGCGAACCGCTCCCCAAACGGGTTGCCCGCGTTACCGCAAACCCTGCCGACGCCGCCGGACTCACTGACCGCGGGCGCATCGAACCGGCGGCACGGGCGGATCTCGTCGTCGTCGACCCCGACCCGACGCCGACCGTCTCCCATGCGCTGGTCGGCGGGGAGTATGTCTACCGCGCTCGAGGTGAGCAGTGA
- a CDS encoding sugar phosphate isomerase/epimerase family protein, whose amino-acid sequence MVGAATDIRFEPSVEAFLERITDLGLDHLELKHEYLCTQPDPPSPERIGELAESYGVTLSYHAPFRDWNMGSFNERSRRAGVEQVKATLEAAVAAGAGAVVVHGGSVPRRYREAVKEQAYDNAIRSLTECATYAEDVGVALCLENQPWSETTERHTTSPDDLETYLEAVDCPPEILGVTLDVGHAKVSGYEWQAFNDRFGDHIRVLHLHENDGTGDQHRPIRDYEKIVSTVDPDFAVLEMKRLDHIAESVRGARSLD is encoded by the coding sequence ATGGTCGGCGCCGCGACCGACATCCGCTTCGAACCCTCCGTCGAGGCGTTCCTCGAGCGGATCACTGATCTTGGCCTCGATCACCTCGAGTTGAAACACGAGTACCTCTGTACCCAGCCCGACCCGCCCTCGCCTGAACGGATTGGAGAGTTAGCCGAGTCGTATGGCGTGACCCTCAGCTACCACGCGCCGTTTCGCGACTGGAACATGGGGAGTTTCAACGAGCGCTCGCGCCGGGCCGGCGTCGAGCAAGTGAAAGCCACCCTCGAAGCCGCCGTGGCCGCGGGGGCCGGTGCCGTCGTCGTCCACGGAGGTTCCGTGCCGCGACGCTACCGCGAGGCCGTCAAAGAGCAGGCCTACGACAACGCCATCCGCTCACTCACCGAGTGTGCGACCTATGCCGAAGACGTCGGCGTGGCGCTCTGTCTCGAGAACCAGCCGTGGTCCGAGACGACGGAGCGCCACACAACCTCGCCTGACGACCTCGAAACGTACCTCGAGGCCGTCGACTGTCCGCCAGAAATCCTCGGCGTCACCCTCGATGTCGGCCACGCGAAGGTGAGCGGCTACGAGTGGCAGGCGTTCAACGACCGATTCGGCGACCACATCCGCGTCCTCCATCTCCACGAAAACGACGGGACGGGTGACCAGCACCGACCGATCCGCGACTACGAGAAGATCGTCTCAACCGTCGATCCCGACTTCGCCGTCCTCGAGATGAAGCGGCTCGATCACATCGCCGAGAGCGTACGCGGTGCCCGATCGCTCGACTGA